One genomic segment of Stenotrophomonas sp. 704A1 includes these proteins:
- a CDS encoding response regulator, producing the protein METENPMHRLLIVDDDNDIRTLLAEQLGRAGYQVSTAADGASMRQLLEREHVDLIVLDLNLPREDGLTLCRDLRARSNTPVIMLTARAEPIDRVLGLEMGADDYLAKPFEPRELLARIRNVLRRTEALPANLEPLAVRRARFSRWIFDLEHRHLVDPDGRVVVLSGAEFRLLRVFIAHANKVLSREQLVALSSGRNYEAQDRAIDLQVSRLRNKLADDGGPDGLIKTVRNEGYVLASAVNLE; encoded by the coding sequence ATGGAGACTGAAAACCCGATGCATCGCTTGCTGATCGTCGACGACGACAACGATATCCGCACCCTGCTGGCCGAACAGCTCGGCCGCGCCGGCTACCAGGTCAGCACCGCGGCCGATGGCGCCAGCATGCGCCAGCTGCTGGAGCGCGAACACGTGGACCTGATCGTGCTGGACCTCAACCTGCCGCGCGAGGATGGCCTGACCCTGTGCCGCGACCTGCGCGCGCGCTCGAACACGCCGGTGATCATGCTGACCGCGCGCGCCGAGCCGATCGACCGCGTGCTGGGCCTGGAAATGGGCGCCGACGATTACCTGGCCAAGCCCTTCGAGCCACGCGAGCTGCTGGCGCGGATCCGCAACGTGCTGCGCCGGACCGAGGCGCTGCCGGCCAACCTGGAGCCGCTGGCGGTGCGCCGCGCGCGCTTCTCGCGCTGGATCTTCGACCTGGAACACCGCCATCTGGTGGATCCGGACGGCCGCGTGGTGGTGCTGTCCGGCGCCGAGTTCCGGCTGCTGCGGGTGTTCATCGCCCATGCCAACAAGGTGCTGTCGCGCGAGCAGCTGGTGGCGCTCAGCAGCGGCCGCAACTATGAAGCGCAGGACCGGGCGATCGACCTGCAGGTCAGCCGGCTGCGCAACAAGCTGGCCGATGACGGCGGTCCCGATGGCCTGATCAAGACCGTGCGCAACGAGGGCTACGTGCTGGCCTCGGCGGTCAACCTGGAATAA